The segment GTTTGAGCCTGGGCTTTGCCCTGGGTGCCATCGCTGGAATGATGAAGCTGTCGCGTAATATTGCCGTGCGCAAGCTCGCTGGGACCTACGTGGAAATCATTCGCGGAACCCCGATGCTGGTGCAGGCCATGTTTTTGTATTTTGGTATACCCATGGCCTTGGGAATACGCATTCCACCCTTGGTGGCAGGCATTCTCATTATCGCCGTCAATTCTGGTGCTTATATTGCCGAGATCGTGCGCGGAGCGGTGCAGTCCATCAATGTTGGCCAGATGGAAGCCGGGCGCTCCATCGGGCTGACACACGCGCAAACCATGGGCTATATCATTTGGCCCCAGGCGTTTCGGCGCATGATTCCCCCTCTGGGTAACCAGTTTATTATCAGTCTGAAGGACACCTCTCTGCTTATGGTCATCGGTGTGGGCGAACTGCTCAGGACCGGTCAGGAAATCGTGGCAGTGAACTTTCGGGCGTTCGAGGTCTATTTTACGGTGGGGCTGGTCTATCTGGCCATGACCATGACCATCGCTTATGGCCTTCGAAAGTTGGAGAATCATTTGGCCAGCCGGACGACGCGCTAGGAGATATGCTGTGATCACTATTGAAAATTTGCATAAAAGCTTCGGGAAACTGAAGGTTTTAAAAGGCATTGATCTGCACGTTGCCACTGGTGAGGTTGTTTGCATTATTGGTCCTTCCGGGTCGGGCAAGTCCACGGTGCTTCGATGCATTAATCGTCTGGAAGACCCGACCTCAGGGCGTATTGTGGTGGACGGACATGATATTACCGACCCCAATACCAATATCAATCTCGTGCGGACCGAGGCCGGAATGGTCTTCCAGCAGTTCAACCTGTTCCCGCATATGAGCGTCTTGAGCAATGTGACTCTGGGCCCGATCAAGGTTCGGGGAGTATCCCGGCCCGAGGCCGAGGAACAAGGGCGCAAGTTGCTCGCCAAGGTTGGTCTGGCCGACAAGGCTGCTAATTTCCCCGAGCAGTTGTCCGGCGGGCAGAAGCAGCGCGTGGCTATTGCCCGTGCCTTGGCCCTTAATCCCAAGGTCATTCTTTTTGATGAGCCGACCAGCGCATTGGACCCCGAATTGGTGGGAGAGGTGCTGGAAGTTATGAAGAAGTTGGCGCGTGAGGGCATGACCATGGTTGTGGTGACCCACGAAATGGGTTTTGCCAAGGAAGTCGCTGACCGGGTGATCTTCGTGGATGAGGGCGTTATCCAGGAAGAGAACGCCCCGCACGAGTTCTTTGCAAATCCGAAAAATCCACGCTTGCGAGACTTTTTGAGCAAGGTTGTTTCCCACGATTAATGTGGTGCACCCTGCCTCTGGTGTCTTGTAAAAGGCCCGGTTCCCTTTGGGGACCGGGCCTTTTTCTGTGAGTTCATGGTGCAGGTTCAATGATCGTCGGGCAATTCTCCGAACCATTTGTAGTAGATGGTCTTGTAGGTGCCGTTTTCCCTGATCCGCCACAGGGCGTCGTTGAAACGGGCAATCCAGAGTGAATCTTTGGGCAGGGCGATGCCGTAGGGCTGGGATTCATACAGAGGCCCAAGGGGTCGGACCTTGTCCTTCCCTTTGGTCATGGCAAAGTAACCGATGGCGGAGGAATCAAAGAAGATGGCATCCAGCCTGCCGTGGATCAATTCGTCATAGGCATCGCTGATGTGGGGGAACAGGCTGACTGTTGCATCGGGCACGTTGTCATACAGGAAGAATGAACCGTCGGAACCGAGCTTGGTGCCAACGTTTTTCCCCTTAAGGCCGTCCACCGTGAAGAAACCGGTTGTATTCGCGGCGACGAGCATGCGCTGGCCACCATGGAAATAGGGATCGGAGAAGGCCACATGAGATGTTCGTTTATCGGTAATGGCGATGCCAGCCATAGCTGCATCAAGCTTGCCTTGCCGCAAGGCAGGGACCAGGTCCTGAAATGGCATGGGCTTGATCGTGAAGCCGATTCCCATGATATCGCAGAGGGCACTCATGATATCCACATCGAAGCCGGAGTAGCTTGTTTTGTCGATAAAGGAAAAAGGTTCGTAGTTGTCGTCCATGCCTACGGTGATGTCTTGCGCGTCGGCCTGTTGCGAAGCAAGAAGCAGAAGGATGGTCAGGGCTATGGAAATAATATGGGGCATGGATGGGTACACTCGGGAGTTGATGCAGATAAGGGGCTATGCAAAGCGATTAGATTTTATTGAGGGCTGGAGTCAAGGGCGGGCAAGGCGCCACTTGCCCGTAGTAGCGCATCAATATGTTGCGCGAGTTTGGCATATCCTTTGGCGTTGGGGTGGATAGTGTCGGATTTCAGGGCCCCATCGGCCAGGATATCCTGAAGGACTGTCGATTCCAACGGTATGCCGAATTCATAGGCGATTTCGGTGTAAGCATCGGCAGTTTTGAGGAACAGACCAGGGGCCGGGACACCAATGAGGATGACTTGGGCATCTGAATTCTGAATAATTCGAACCATGTCGGAAAGGTGTTGTTTGAGTGCTTGATGGGGGAGGCGCCGCAACAGGTCATTCCCCCCATGACAAAGAATCACGAGTTCGGGCTGCCACCGATCCAGAGTTTGCTGCAATCTATTGAGTCCTTGGGCGGAGAGTTCCCCCGGTTTTCCGGCATTGATGACGGGATGCCCCGTCAGGAGTTCCAGCTCGGCAGGGTAGGTACGTTCCGGCGAAGCAAAGCCCAGACCGCCCGATCCCGTACCGTAAGTCAGGCTGTCGCCAAAGGCGAGGATGATGGACTCTGGCGACAGAGGGCGAAGCATGACTGGCTCGGGGGTGCATCCACCGATGGCAAAGAAGAATATCAGGATAAGTGTGTTGATCAGGGGGGTGAGCTTTGCCATGGTTATTATCCTCTGCGAAACCCTAAAGAAGTCCTGTAAGTGACCGATGAGAAAGACTGATGAGCAATGGTCAATGATTCGGCCTGCAGCTGGTGGTTTGGTTGCGTTTTGGCAACGGCCATGGCATTTTGAGTTGGACTACACACACATTGCAAGCGAGCACTATGACTATGATCGTTCGAAATAACAGCGTCAATGCACATGCGGTTGTGACCAATAGTGGCGAGAAGATGGCTAAATCCATCCTGCGCGACAAAGCAACCAACAATGCCGAGATGACTGTCGCCGATACGACTGCTGCTGGATACATGTGGTCACGTGACGTTGGCGGGCAGTATCCCAGCATCCTTGATCTGCCTCGGCGCACCGCCGTTGCCTCCGAGCATCTGCTCGGCCTCATCAGAAGCCTCAAAATCTAGTCAACGCTTCGCGTTGTCTACTTCAGAAGGCTTTCTCCAAACATTTTGCCAGAGTGGGGAGTTCTTCCCGCACGTCCGGCTACAGGAAATCCCATGTTTTCATCCTCCCAGCTTGAACAATATGCCGAAATTATGCTTTGGGCTCTGGATGCATCCAGGCCTGCCCCCATTGAGTCCGGCGACGCCGTGCTTGTCAGGTTTGATATCCCTGCCCTTGAATTGGCGGAAGCTTTGCATCGGCGTCTGGTGAAGCGGCACGTGAATACAGTTATCCGCATGAACAGGACCGCGGCGATGGAAAAGGATTTCTATATGAATGCCTCTCCGGGGCAGTTGTCCTTCGTGTCCCACGGAACTTCTGATCTGTTCGAGCAGGTGGCGGGCTCCATTCATCTGCTGGCGCCCCAGGCCTTGACGCATCTTGCCGATGCGGACCCTGCGGATATAGCGGCTGCCGCCCGTGCCCGGAAACCGTTTCGGGATATTTTGGATCGCAGGGAATTGAAGGGGGATTTTTCATGGACGTTGTGCCTGTATCCCACCGCAGGGTTGGCCGAAAAGGCCGGCTTGTCCCTTGAGGAATATGCCCGGCAAGTGGCGAAGGCATGCTACCTGGACAGACCTGACCCCCTTGGGGAATGGAAGCAGACCATGAAGCGGGTCAAGGAATTGCGGAGCTGGCTGGACGGCTTGGACGCGCGCCGGTTTCGGGTTGAATCCGAGCATATGGATATCGAGATCGATCCCGGCGAGGCACGGAGTTGGGAAGGTTTGACCGGTCACAACATCCCCAGTTTCGAGCTCTATCTGTCCCCGGACTGGCGCGGGACACGTGGCGTGTATTATGCGGATCAGCCTTCCTATCGCGGTGGGAATTATGTGGAGGGGGTCCGCTTGGAGTTCGTGGACGGCCGGGTGGTGGATGCCACTGCCGACCGGGGCGAACATTTTCTGCAGGAACAACTGCGCATGGACGAGGGTGCATCCAAATTGGGAGAGTTCTCTCTGACGGACAAGCGGTTCTCGGGGATCAGCAAGTTCATGGCCATGACGTTGTTTGATGAAAACTTTGGTGGTGATTTCGGAAACTGCCACGTGGCCCTTGGAGCGTCATACCCTTCGACTTACGCTGGAAATCCGGCGGAACTCAGTGACGAACGCAGGCGCGATTTGGGATTCAACTCTTCCGCATTGCATTGGGATCTGGTCAATACGGAACCCAAGATCGTTACAGCGACCCTGGCAGACGGGAAAACCAAGGTTGTCTACGAGAATGGCCTTTTTGCCTGCTAGGGGCCTGCTCAGCAATGATTGGACGCAGGAACATCGAGAAGGCTCTTTTGGCTAAACTCGCTGAGCTCCCGGTTCGCCACGCCTTGGAAATCAGGACCTACAAGCGTAATCGTTCAGTGCTCTTCGTCCGACTTGATATCGGTCAGTTTCGGGTTGTGCAAAATGGGTTCAGTCAGAGGGACTGGGTTGTGGGCCAAGGTGAGTTGAAAAAGACGATTCGTCGTTTGTTGGCCGAAGAATTTCCACGGAGCAACAAGATCCGATTGTATCCTCTCGGGGAGTTTGATCCAGATGTCGATATTCAAAAACATCTTAAAATCATTTGATTTAGTTATGCTCCTCTATTAATCGCTGTGAGCGGTGCGGCTTGTTTTTTCATGCCGGTGCCCTTTGGACCAAGGGGGTGGAAAACCCCGATTTTCATTCTAGGTCTTGATTCAATGGGTTGATCAGCTTAATGTGAGTGATGATAATAATATGCGCCTTCCCCAAAAGGGCGCGCGAACATCCGGGCAAAATAGTGTCGCATGATAGAAGAACCAAAGGCTGAGATTCCCTTGGAGGCATTGACTGGGCTGTTGACGGCCCACGTTGATGTTATGAGTGGTTTGTCTTCTGGTCTTGCCGAGCTTGTCTCCAGCAGAGAGGAAGAGTTCCTTGGGTTGGGCGCCAGTTTGATGGAGTTCACCTCCCGGTCCCAATCCCTTGCGCAGAGCGCATCCGCATTGACCGAGCTTTGCTCTGGCGAGGAAATTGCTGAAAACACCTCGGCATTGTCCAATGAGCTGGCGAGTCTGTCGGCAATCTACAACTCTGAAGAAGCGAGGACCGGGCTTCAGGCCCTTGAGCGTGTCATGGGCTTGGTCTCCAATCTTGACGGTCAAGTCGTCGAGTTTGGTCGGATCATCAAAAGTTTGACCATGCTCGGGATATCGACTCGTATCGAGAGTGCCCGTCTGGGAGATCAGGGGCTTGGATTCAGCACCCTTGCCGATGATGTGGAAACCCTGGCCAACAAGATTGTTCAGGATTCGTCCTCCATTGCCGAAAAATCAAAA is part of the Desulfovibrio ferrophilus genome and harbors:
- a CDS encoding amino acid ABC transporter permease; this encodes MAFQFEPSVIIETLPMLMRGLKWTVGITLGGLSLGFALGAIAGMMKLSRNIAVRKLAGTYVEIIRGTPMLVQAMFLYFGIPMALGIRIPPLVAGILIIAVNSGAYIAEIVRGAVQSINVGQMEAGRSIGLTHAQTMGYIIWPQAFRRMIPPLGNQFIISLKDTSLLMVIGVGELLRTGQEIVAVNFRAFEVYFTVGLVYLAMTMTIAYGLRKLENHLASRTTR
- a CDS encoding amino acid ABC transporter ATP-binding protein gives rise to the protein MITIENLHKSFGKLKVLKGIDLHVATGEVVCIIGPSGSGKSTVLRCINRLEDPTSGRIVVDGHDITDPNTNINLVRTEAGMVFQQFNLFPHMSVLSNVTLGPIKVRGVSRPEAEEQGRKLLAKVGLADKAANFPEQLSGGQKQRVAIARALALNPKVILFDEPTSALDPELVGEVLEVMKKLAREGMTMVVVTHEMGFAKEVADRVIFVDEGVIQEENAPHEFFANPKNPRLRDFLSKVVSHD
- a CDS encoding transporter substrate-binding domain-containing protein — translated: MPHIISIALTILLLLASQQADAQDITVGMDDNYEPFSFIDKTSYSGFDVDIMSALCDIMGIGFTIKPMPFQDLVPALRQGKLDAAMAGIAITDKRTSHVAFSDPYFHGGQRMLVAANTTGFFTVDGLKGKNVGTKLGSDGSFFLYDNVPDATVSLFPHISDAYDELIHGRLDAIFFDSSAIGYFAMTKGKDKVRPLGPLYESQPYGIALPKDSLWIARFNDALWRIRENGTYKTIYYKWFGELPDDH
- a CDS encoding arylesterase, which gives rise to MAKLTPLINTLILIFFFAIGGCTPEPVMLRPLSPESIILAFGDSLTYGTGSGGLGFASPERTYPAELELLTGHPVINAGKPGELSAQGLNRLQQTLDRWQPELVILCHGGNDLLRRLPHQALKQHLSDMVRIIQNSDAQVILIGVPAPGLFLKTADAYTEIAYEFGIPLESTVLQDILADGALKSDTIHPNAKGYAKLAQHIDALLRASGALPALDSSPQ
- a CDS encoding aminopeptidase, with protein sequence MFSSSQLEQYAEIMLWALDASRPAPIESGDAVLVRFDIPALELAEALHRRLVKRHVNTVIRMNRTAAMEKDFYMNASPGQLSFVSHGTSDLFEQVAGSIHLLAPQALTHLADADPADIAAAARARKPFRDILDRRELKGDFSWTLCLYPTAGLAEKAGLSLEEYARQVAKACYLDRPDPLGEWKQTMKRVKELRSWLDGLDARRFRVESEHMDIEIDPGEARSWEGLTGHNIPSFELYLSPDWRGTRGVYYADQPSYRGGNYVEGVRLEFVDGRVVDATADRGEHFLQEQLRMDEGASKLGEFSLTDKRFSGISKFMAMTLFDENFGGDFGNCHVALGASYPSTYAGNPAELSDERRRDLGFNSSALHWDLVNTEPKIVTATLADGKTKVVYENGLFAC